A stretch of the Malus sylvestris chromosome 10, drMalSylv7.2, whole genome shotgun sequence genome encodes the following:
- the LOC126584237 gene encoding uncharacterized protein LOC126584237, which produces MNKTEQPSRSVLRVPNITWNLVPFRPVPSRSVPFYSVPSRLRTKWYLIVHLESQIYVGQRQGRFHLCFRVCGLEFKVIVLAYEDGGEHTEQRAFCNLMVYNDRHEQGALCNKV; this is translated from the exons ATGAATAA AACGGAACaaccgtcccgttccgtcctgCGCGTACCAAACATAACATGGAACCTTGTTCCGTtccgtcctgtcccgtcccgttccgtcccattctattccgtcccgtcccgtctgcgtaccaaatgGTACCTAATAGTCCATCTCGAAAGCCAAATATATGTTGGCCAAAGGCAAGGCAGATTTCATCTCTGTTTCAGA GTGTGTGGGCTTGAATTTAAAGTGATTGTTCTTGCTTATGAGGATGGTGGcg AACACACTGAGCAAAGAGCTTTCTGCAA TTTGATGGTGTATAATGATAGACATGAGCAAGGAGCATTGTGCAACAAAGTTTGA